Below is a genomic region from Triticum dicoccoides isolate Atlit2015 ecotype Zavitan chromosome 5A, WEW_v2.0, whole genome shotgun sequence.
TGCTTATGGGTAGAGCCCGTGGGTCCGTGCTGCCCGGTGGCCATAACCATGTGGGCGGCCATGACTGATGCTTATCACTTTTCGACAAAGCGGCTATTTAAGCCGGTCGCCACGATCCTCgcgcggcgaggtgggactaaacccacaACCCCGCAGAGCCAACACGGAAGTCATCTACACTAGAAATCTAAGTAAGGACAACCCCGAAGGGCTAACACGGAAGTCATCTACACTAGAAATCTAAGTAAGAGCAACCCCGCCCGCTCAACACGGACCATCAGTTGGGGTCATCTACACTGGAATTGACATCCAGATCTGAAATGATCGACGTGCATgtgtttgcatgtgtttggtgtttTGAAAATAGGGTACGTGATTATAAATGACAAAATTTGAGGTCCGCCCGATCATTATCCGTAGGCGCGTTGTTTTAGGACCAGATTAGTTTTGTGTGTGCCTGTAGATGCTCTAGGAAAGAATTGACGAAACTAAAATACTCCTGACCAGTTCAGGGAAACAAACTATTCTTAACAATTTTCTTGACCATTTTAAGAAAATAAAAAGTAAACTACTTTCTCATTCCGGAACGGAGCAAAGAAAAGCTCGTGCCTGCTAGCCAGCCAGGTTCATCGTACCGGCTAATCTGAACATGCATGACACCATGAACGAACATGCGTGTGGGAATGCCAGTAAGTAAAAGCTAGATAAAGGCCTtgtttggatcatggggttagagctagtttgggttagttggagGCTTAAATAAttcaaaagtatccaaacatgaaggATTAGAATGGGTTAGTTTTATCTAACCCAATTATCCTGatgaagaggtgcttatttgggttagagtgggttagaaaataactctaactctaactgtgttaAAGTATCCAACAGGGCCAAAGAGACTAGACTAGCACAAGTTGCTCCCAATGAAGTAAGCACGATCGATAATCGAACTACCAACTACCAAGAGGTCCTCACAGGAGGTTTCGTTGGCATTGGACGATTTTACCTAGTGTGTAGTGACAGGCGACAGATGCATGCATGGCCATCATTACCTAGCTTCCTCGTTTAACTCGCCATGCATGCACCAGCATATGCACGCTTGTGTATTTCTTTAGCATCAACTTTGCCTTTTCCTCCACTTTTGGCAGATTCGCCGcctctaaggctggtcacaatggacaagaacataagctagtaacttacacacttccctagactatgttactatctctatagtgggtaggaacatttatgtagtgtcatgcaacaatgtatttattaggttatagactcattgtttcttggagtgtgtgatgttccggtaacttagctagttaccacaagcacctctctcttcattaaatatgtgccacataagcaaagttgtattggagtgtgtgatatTACTCCTAAattcctccccattgtgaccagcctaatgGATCATGTTTATGCAATGCCAAAACTCCAGTGACCATTATATGAGTGCCCTACTGCGAAAGTGCTCCAACATTAGTGTAGTGGGGCTTTTAATTAAAACAAACATTAGTTGTGGCAAGGACGTAGCACGTGAGGAAAAAGAGATCGAGGTAACTTCAGCTTCTAACCAGATTCTTACGAGTTTGGACTTGGCTAAGTAGTTTATAGTTAGCGATGCGGTGAACAAGATTGAAGTACTTCGTTCGATTCAAATTAATTGTCATTACTTTGGTACAACTTTGTAATAAGTACCAAAATTTCAGTGTAATCGACACGATCAACCTCCATACCGGCTGATAGGTTGGCCCTCCACGTCATACTCAGTGGCATCCGTTGATTGTCTATTAATGTTGAAGTTTCTCCATGCAGCTCTCACTTGCGTAGGTTATGGTACTGCTTTTGAAATTTGTGTGGGTAATATATAAATTACGACCCAAAACAATTTCTTCTTGCAATTTGACCAAAAATGTGTCAACCCAAAAGACACGAGATCGGTCGGTCAAACATGGTTTACTAGAGTAATTAGCACGCAGGATAATCCTAGCTTATGCACCCAAGAGACCTAGCAGACTGCTTACGTACAAATGTATGACCGGCCAAGGTTTACTAGAGGACTGCTGTCCTTTTTTCGCGTAGAATGTATGACCGGCTGACTGGTTGTACGTGTCTCCACCTGTCGAGTTAAGAACATTATTATATGATTCGGGCAAATCGTCAAGTCAAGACGTCAAGTATGACACACAATCTCGTGCCGGCGCTGATCGAAAACGTTGAGGCTCTTTATACTCTACCTAACGGCAACGAGCGGCGAGAGGAGAAGTTTTAGCGTGCTTTCGCGCCGAAAATGTGCAGATTCTCGTTTGAAGTCACGCTTTACCAAACATTGACCCGAACATTTATACAACTTGCAAAGCCTTATGTATTCCTCCcgttcctttttactctgcatataaaaactgtctaaagtcaaacttcataaagtttgaccatatttatgtgaaaaaatatcaatatttaccatgctaaagttatacaatatagaAATTTACCGACTACACCTACGTAACTTGTATGAAGCTTTAAGTAATCCTTCCAACCAATTAATCTCCCCCCCCCTCCTCCCCCATCCTATTTTCAGGGGGGTGGGCGAATCCCTCTCCCGACACCCAATAATAACCCCCTAAGTTGGACAGCCCGTTTGCTTATGTATCTTTTTAAGGTATGTCTAGCATTGCCCCTCATTTTCTAGCTTCCTTGTTTAACTTACCATGCATGCACCAGCATATGCAGGCCTGTATATTTCTTTAGCATAAACTTTTCTTTCCTGCACTTTTGCCAAATTCGCCGCCTCTAATGAATCATGTTTATGCAATGCCAAAACACCAGTGACCATTATACATACGAGTGCCCTAATGCGAAAGTACTCCAAAATTAGTGTGGTGGGGCTTTTAATAAAACAAATATTACTTGTGGGGCTTATCTGGCATTTGGTGTCGTGGACGTAGCACGTGAGGAAAAAGAGACCGAGGTAACTTTGGCTTTTAACCTTTTTTTCTTGCGCGCGTTTGGACTTGGTTAAGTGGGTTAATTAGCGATGGGGTGTAAGTTCCAAAAAAAAAAAGATAGCGATGGGGTGAACAAAGCTTGATGTACCAAAATTCCAGTTTGAGCGACCCCTATACCGGCTGATATGTGTCAACCCAAAGACACGAGATCGGTCCGTCAAACATGGTTTACTAGAGTGATTAGCAGGATAATCCTAGCTTATATGCGTGCATCCAAGAGacctactatactactccctccgttccaaaatagatgacccaactttgtactaaagttagtataaagttgggtcatctattttggaacggagggtagACTACTTACGTACAGACCCGAAATGTCGCATATCTAGGTTTGGTTGTTGGCATGTCGCAAACAGACAAAAAGAATTTGGAATTGGACGACTGCTGTCTCTTTTTTCACGCAGAATGTGTGACCAACTGACTGTACGCGCGTGTCCCCACCTGTCTAATTAAGTACATTATTATATGATTATTATCCGCTCGGGCAAATTGTCAAGTCAAGACGTCAAATATGACACACGAACGCTGACCAAAAACGTTGACGATCTTACTCTACCGAACGAGGAGTGTGTTGAAGTCACGCCTTCCAAACATTGACCCGAGCATACGACATGCAAAGCTCTATGTACTTACTCCTTTAGGGCGTTTTCAAAGCGGACTCTCAAACCGCCCGTAACTGTACGGAGCACATGATCAGAACGCGGTTTGCTATCCAACGCAGGCTATAACGGTACGTTGAGATATCCGGACATACTTTTTTGGCAAACCAGAGAGAAACGTGAAGCTTTGCGAGAGTCCAGACAGCAGCCACGTAGGCCTCcaacgccttcggcccacccaaaaCCCTTTTCGGACCCTGCGCCTCCAtccttcctttttcttctcttgCCTTCGCCGTCGCTCCGCCACCCCGGCCGCCATGCCACACCCCTACCAGAACTCTATGTCTCCGTCACCTCCGGCGTTCCACCCGGGCCCCACCCCGCTTCTCCTCCGTCGTTGTTTCACCCCTCTCCTCCGACTGCCCCGCCAGATACCATCCGCTACTACTATACTCACCATGCCCGACAACTGTTCGATGAATTGCGGGAGCTAAAAAAGTTGTCCATGCTTCTTTCAAGCAATGGATTTGGATTTGGAGTACATACACGAGCACTATGTCGAGTCATCTGATGACTCGTCCGATGAAGAGGACTATACGGATGAGACGGCGACGATGCAGGCAATCCTTGAAGACGCGAAGCGTGTGGAGGAGCGTGTTCTCAATTTCAAGGGTTCCACCAAGAATCATCAAGTGCTCAACCGCAACAGGGCGCGCTGCCATTTGACACTGATGAACGACTACTTTGCCCCCGTTGCACTATTCGTTGACTATTTTCACCAGCGTTTTTGGATGCGCAAGACTGTCTTCAATCGTTTGTACTCTGGCGTCTGgtcctatgatgactacttcatcttCAAGAAGGACGTCGTGGGAAGTTTTGGGTTCTCTGGCTATCAGAAGTGCACAGACGCACTGCGAATGCTTGCATATGGCATGGTCGCTGATTTGTAAAACGTGTACCTACGGATGTCTAAGAGCACATGCGGAGATGCCATTGGTAGGTTTGCAACTGTTGTGGTCGAGGTGTTTGGACCTCAGTACATGCGAGAACCAACGGTGGCAGACGCTGAGAGGCTCTTGAAAATCTCAGAACCAAGAGGGTGGCCATGCTTGCTGGGTCTCTTGACTGCATGCATTAGAAGTGGAAGAACTGCCCGCGGCTTTACAAGGGCAATGCCAAGGTCATGTTAAGAAGCTCACCATCATTTTTAAAACAGTTGCATCACGTGAGCTTTGGATTTCGCACTCTTTTTTTGGCATGCTCGGGTCTCACAATGGCATCAATGTGCTGTAGCGATCATCATTCTCGAGGCTGGCTGAAGGAAAAGCTCCTCCCTGCCACCATACTGTCAATGGACATGAGTATAACTTGGGCTACTATCTAGTTGATTGCATCTATCCTCTGTGGGCTATCTTTGTCAACACCATCTCTAACCTAGTTGGCTAGAAAAAGtctcactttgcccaaagacaagaagCGGTTAGAAAGGATGTCGAGAGGGCATTTGAAGTTCTACAGGCATGTTTTGCAATTGTTCGTGGATATGCTAAATAATGGGATCCGgagaccttgtgggaggtgatgacatgttgtgtgatcagtcacaacatgatcgtcgaggatgagGGTGAGGATGCTGCGACAGCTCTACaatttgagaacatgggtgatcctatcgaacttccaggccagaatcggccacatttGAAGAGTTTACTCAAATGCATCAAAAATTCAGCATCGGGCAACTCACAAATAGCTGaaggaagatctgattgagcatctGTGGACGGTTAAAAGGGGACAACAATGTTGGAATATAATATTTAAACATTTTTGAATTTGAACTAGTGTTGCACACAACTATTTGAACATCGGTAGTCTATGTTGCGGCTATTTAAACGTGCAAGACTTTCAAAACAAACAGGGAAGCCGGATGTATGCAAGCAGCGTTGGATGGCCGGCTCTCGCGTTCGTGTCCATAGACTAGTGCCCCCAATCCGCGGACGGATGTGGGAGGAAATTTATGGAtcggcattggagatgccctaaaaaaCATGTGGTTATTGCATGTCAAACTTGGAATTGGACGACTGATGTCTCTTTTTTCACGCAGAATGTGTGACCAATTGGCAACTGGCTGTACGTCCTGTCTAATTAAGTACATTATTAAATGATTATATCCTCGGGCAAATTGTCAACTGAAGGCGTCAAATAGTTTTTTTATGCAATACAGACGCTAACGCTCATATGTACGTGCATACTCTTACCCCTATAAACACACACACCGTACCCCTATgaacaccttcgagagactgagctggcatatcatcttcagattttacgaagtcaccgtaggcatctCGTAGTTGACGGAAACGTCTCCTATTCTCCTCTCACTGAACACGCATTGCTGAAAatattaaaataaatccaggataaATACGAGCATCAAAATATAAATTCTGATGGGCTGAGATACCACTATCCATCTAGTCATTCAACTACAGGTTGGTTTGCAAGGTGTCAAATAGTTTATGGACGACAGAGTCAGCTAAGCATTTGATCAGATCTTATGCTTGAATTTGCACGTTTAGATcatcagttttgctagaactcatctagatgagatttaatttggtctcattcattttTTTATAGCCATTGAATGtggtgctataagatgcgtgtgtgctgacgtgggttgtatccgTTCTTGTTTtccagatgaatgagaccaaattacgtctcatctaaatgagttctaggtactcccttagATCATCGGTCGTGCAAGGAGTGTCTCTTGAATAAAGTAGTTTCGCGCGCCTAAAAAACGTGCAGATTTTTCTTGTGTGAAAAGTCACGTTGTCCAAACAATACAACATGCAAAGCTCTATGTACTTACTGCTTTACCACGTACTGGACCGGCCACGGCCAGAGAGTTGAGACTTGAGAGCTGTGACCTTTGATCGAACACCTTTGCGGCAGCCCAGTCAAACGTGCGCATGTATGAGCCAGGGGCGGCCGGGTCAAAAGTCTCAGCCATGCGGCCCCTATATATGTCGCCACTGGCACCATCGAACGAGCAAACCGTACAGGCAGCACAAGCACTGCGGCAGCCACCTAGCTAGCAAACTCCTCGTCGCCGGTCCGACTTCAGTGCACGGAGCTCGAGCTCGCTAGCCAGCAATGGAGGTGAAGGTGCTGAGCTCCAGGCTCGTCAAGCCGGCCTACAAGGCCGGCGCTCCGGCCACGGAGTACATCCCTCTGTCCGTCTTCGACACGGTCACGTACCAGATCCAGATGGCCATCATCTACGCCTTCGCGCCGCCCGCGCCGTCCACCGCCGCCATCGAGAAGGGCCTCGCGGCCGTGCTCTCCCAGTACCGCGCGTTCGCGGGCAAGGTCGGCGAGTCCCCCGACGGCGCGCCGGCCGTGGTCCTGAACGACCGCGGCGCGCGCCTCGTGGAGGCGTCCGTGGACGCCGACCTCGTCGACATGGCCCCGGCCAAGCCCACGCCGGCGCTGCTCAAGCTGCACCCGGACCTGGACGCGGAGCACCAGGAGGTGGTGCTGCTGCAGCTCACGCGGTTCCGCTGCGGCTCCCTCGCGGTCGGGTTCACGTCCAAGCACGTCGTCGCCGACGGCCACGCCACCAGCAACTTCCTCGTCGCCTGGGGCCGCGCCACCAGGGGGCTGCCCATGGGCCTCCCGCCCGTGCACCACCAGAAGGACCTCTTCAAGCCGCGCTCCTCGCCGGCTCGCCCGGAGCACGACCACCGCAGCAGGGAGTACCACCGGCCGTCGCCCGCCGCCGGCCATCACCACGGGGACGACGGCGCCGAGAGCAACATCGTCATCCACAAGGCGCACTTCACCAAGGACTTCATCGCGGGGCTCCGCGCCAGGGCGTCGGAGGGGCGCGGGCGGCCGTTCAGCCGGTTCGAGACCATCCTGGCCCACCTCTGGCGCACCATGACGCGGGCGCGGGACCTGAGCCCCGGCGAGGCGACGTCGATCCGGATATCCGTGGACGGGCGGCACCGGCTGGGGAAGCCGGCGGAGTACTTCGGCAACCTGGTGCTGTGGGCGTTCCCGCGAGCCACGGTGGGCGACCTGCTGGGCCGGCCGCTGAAGCACGCGGCGCAGGCGATCCACGAGGAGGTGGCGAGGGTGGACGGCGGCTACTTCCAGTCGTTTGTGGACTTCGCGGCCTCCGGCGCGGNNNNNNNNNNNNNNNNNNNNNNNNNNNNNNNNNNNNNNNNNNNNNNNNNNNNNNNNNNNNNNNNNNNNNNNNNNNNNNNNNNNNNNNNNNNNNNNNNNNNNNNNNNNNNNNNNNNNNNNNNNNNNNNNNNNNNNNNNNNNNNNNNNNNNNNNNNNNNNNNNNNNNNNNNNNNNNNNNNNNNNNNNNNNNNNNNNNNNNNNNNNNNNNNNNNNNNNNNNNNNNNNNNNNNNNNNNNNNNNNNNNNNNNNNNNNNNNNNNNNNNNNNNNNNNNNNNNNNNNNNNNNNNNNNNNNNNNNNNNNNNNNNNNNNNNNNNNNNNNNNNNNNNNNNNNNNNNNNNNNNNNNNNNNNNNNNNNNNNNNNNNNNNNNNNNNNNNNNNNNNNNNNNNNNNNNNNNNNNNNNNNNNNNNNNNNNNNNNNNNNNNNNNNNNNNNNNNNNNNNNNNNNNNNNNNNNNNNNNNNNNNNNNNNNNNNNNNNNNNNNNNNNNNNNNNNNNNNNNNNNNNNNNNNNNNNNNNNNNNNNNNNNNNNNNNNNNNNNNNNNNNNNNNNNNNNNNNNNNNNNNNNNNNNNNNNNNNNNNNNNNNNNNNNNNNNNNNNNNNNNNNNNNNNNNNNNNNNNNNNNNNNNNNNNNNNNNNNNNNNNNNNNNNNNNNNNNNNNNNNNNNNNNNNNNNNNNNNNNNNNNNNNNNNNNNNNNNNNNNNNNNNNNNNNNNNNNNNNNNNNNNNNNNNNNNNNNNNNNNNNNNNNNNNNNNNNNNNNNNNNNNNNNNNNNNNNNNNNNNNNNNNNNNNNNNNNNNNNNNNNNNNNNNNNNNNNNNNNNNNNNNNNNNNNNNNNNNNNNNNNNNNNNNNNNNNNNNNNNNNNNNNNNNNNNNNNNNNNNNNNNNNNNNNNNNNNNNNNNNNNNNNNNNNNNNNNNNNNNNNNNNNNNNNNNNNNNNNNNNNNNNNNNNNNNNNNNNNNNNNNNNNNNNNNNNNNNNNNNNNNNNNNNNNNNNNNNNNNNNNNNNNNNNNNNNNNNNNNNNNNNNNNNNNNNNNNNNNNNNNNNNNNNNNNNNNNNNNNNNNNNNNNNNNNNNNNNNNNNNNNNNNNNNNNNNNNNNNNNNNNNNNNNNNNNNNNNNNNNNNNNNNNNNNNNNNNNNNNNNNNNNNNNNNNNNNNNNNNNNNNNNNNNNNNNNNNNNNNNNNNNNNNNNNNNNNNNNNNNNNNNNNNNNNNNNNNNNNNNNNNNNNNNNNNNNNNNNNNNNNNNNNNNNNNNNNNNNNNNNNNNNNNNNNNNNNNNNNNNNNNNNNNNNNNNNNNNNNNNNNNNNNNNNNNNNNNNNNNNNNNNNNNNNNNNNNNNNNNNNNNNNNNNNNNNNNNNNNNNNNNNNNNNNNNNNNNNNNNNNNNNNNNNNNNNNNNNNNNNNNNNNNNNNNNNNNNNNNNNNNNNNNNNNNNNNNNNNNNNNNNNNNNNNNNNNNNNNNNNNNNNNNNNNNNNNNNNNNNNNNNNNNNNNNNNNNNNNNNNNNNNNNNNNNNNNNNNNNNNNNNNNNNNNNNNNNNNNNNNNNNNNNNNNNNNNNNNNNNNNNNNNNNNNNNNNNNNNNNNNNNNNNNNNNNNNNNNNNNNNNNNNNNNNNNNNNNNNNNNNNNNNNNNNNNNNNNNNNNNNNNNNNNNNNNNNNNNNNNNNNNNNNNNNNNNNNNNNNNNNNNNNNNNNNNNNNNNNNNNNNNNNNNNNNNNNNNNNNNNNNNNNNNNNNNNNNNNNNNNNNNNNNNNNNNNNNNNNNNNNNNNNNNNNNNNNNNNNNNNNNNNNNNNNNNNNNNNNNNNNNNNNNNNNNNNNNNNNNNNNNNNNNNNNNNNNNNNNNNNNNNNNNNNNNNNNNNNNNNNNNNNNNNNNNNNNNNNNNNNNNNNNNNNNNNNNNNNNNNNNNNNNNNNNNNNNNNNNNNNNNNNNNNNNNNNNNNNNNNNNNNNNNNNNNNNNNNNNNNNNNNNNNNNNNNNNNNNNNNNNNNNNNNNNNNNNNNNNNNNNNNNNNNNNNNN
It encodes:
- the LOC119299842 gene encoding putrescine hydroxycinnamoyltransferase 3-like, encoding MEVKVLSSRLVKPAYKAGAPATEYIPLSVFDTVTYQIQMAIIYAFAPPAPSTAAIEKGLAAVLSQYRAFAGKVGESPDGAPAVVLNDRGARLVEASVDADLVDMAPAKPTPALLKLHPDLDAEHQEVVLLQLTRFRCGSLAVGFTSKHVVADGHATSNFLVAWGRATRGLPMGLPPVHHQKDLFKPRSSPARPEHDHRSREYHRPSPAAGHHHGDDGAESNIVIHKAHFTKDFIAGLRARASEGRGRPFSRFETILAHLWRTMTRARDLSPGEATSIRISVDGRHRLGKPAEYFGNLVLWAFPRATVGDLLGRPLKHAAQAIHEEVARVDGGYFQSFVDFAASASIMNDTGGSQFLTILNRNLS